In a single window of the Syntrophaceae bacterium genome:
- a CDS encoding 4Fe-4S dicluster domain-containing protein, translating to MAEYIKVIDVSKCTGCRGCQLACKQWNQMPARQTKNNGTYQNPPDLQWNTWTLIRFQEVADKDGLKWLFRKDGCMHCTDAACVKVCPSGALYHTEYGTVGLNQDKCIGCKECIAACPFDIPRWNRATDRIYKCDLCLSRIQADLNPACVKACPTGALTFGEKKAMTKAAYKRAEELGEKASVYGDKFVDGTHVLYVLPEKVDVYEKLPKKPSVPA from the coding sequence ATGGCCGAATACATTAAAGTAATAGACGTTTCGAAGTGTACGGGCTGCCGGGGCTGCCAGCTGGCCTGCAAGCAGTGGAACCAGATGCCGGCGAGGCAGACGAAAAACAACGGCACCTACCAGAATCCCCCGGACCTGCAGTGGAACACCTGGACCCTCATCCGGTTCCAGGAAGTGGCCGACAAAGACGGCCTCAAGTGGCTGTTCCGGAAGGACGGCTGCATGCACTGCACCGACGCGGCCTGTGTGAAGGTCTGTCCCAGCGGCGCCCTTTACCACACGGAGTACGGCACGGTGGGCCTGAACCAGGACAAGTGCATCGGCTGCAAGGAGTGCATCGCCGCCTGTCCCTTCGACATTCCGCGGTGGAACCGGGCGACGGACCGCATTTACAAGTGCGACCTGTGCCTCTCCCGGATCCAGGCGGACCTCAATCCGGCCTGCGTGAAAGCATGCCCGACGGGAGCGCTCACGTTCGGCGAGAAGAAGGCCATGACCAAGGCGGCCTACAAGCGGGCGGAGGAACTGGGCGAAAAGGCCTCGGTCTACGGCGACAAGTTTGTCGACGGGACCCACGTGCTCTATGTGCTGCCGGAGAAGGTGGATGTGTACGAGAAGCTGCCGAAGAAGCCGAGCGTCCCGGCG
- the fdnG gene encoding formate dehydrogenase-N subunit alpha, which yields MEVTRRGFLKLSSAVAAAGGLGISLKPVSAYAQPLKIQYAKETTTICPYCSVGCSIIVSVRRGVVVNTEGDPDSPINRGSLCSKGGSIYQMSVNENRLGKPLYRAPFATEWKEVDWEWALEKIAHNVKESRDKSFKIKNDKGETVNRTEGIASVGSAAMDLEECFTYQKFLRGLGLVYIEHQARIUHSPTVPALAESFGRGAMTNHWIDFKNSDVLLIMGSNPASNHPVSFKWIQAAVDKGAKVICVDPRFTQSAAKSHLYAPLRSGTDIAFLGGMIKYILDNSLYFEEYVKHYTNASFLVNPAFKLPGDNKGVFSGLEGAKYNKDTWSYQTEAGGRIKKDMSLKDPNCVFQLLKKQYSRYTPEIVSKITGTPQDKLLEVYKLYASTGKPDKAGVELYAMGWTQHTVGVQNIRSMCIIQLLLGNMGIAGGGVAAMRGESNVQGSTDHGLLFHIWPGYLGTPTASLPTLKAFNEKRTPTTKEPDSLNWWKNFPKYSASFLRSTFGKNVSLEEAYELMPKLDDGANYSWLMIFDQMYKGKFTGFFAWGMNPACSGAHSNKVRQALGKLDWMVNVNLFDNETGSFWRGPGMDPTKIKTEVFMLPCASSIEKEGSLANSGRLQQWRYKAVNPPGVALPDGDIMSEIYFKVKDLYEKNGGPLKEAITKLSWPYGKFVGSHYHYDPHAVAKEINGFFLEDKKVENPTKKGEFKEFKKGDPVPTFAWLQDDGSTSSGCWIYCGSYPGTNMAARRGQKDPTGIGLYPEWAWSWPVNRRIIYNGASVDPSGMPWNPKKPVITWNGEKWVGDVPDGAGNPGSGRPPFIMKPDGVASLYGPGLADGPFPEHYEPLECPVEKNLMSPQKNNPVIKRFDKTGVGSDMDLYSNVASCDPKYPFICSTYRISEHWQTGVLTRWCPWLAEMQPGMWCEIGQELAKEKGIANGEKVIVESARGKVECTAIVTPRFKPFNIDGNTIHEVGIPWHFGWITTKDRKYSKDDKKPEVFTEGDAANLLTPTIGDANTMIPESKAFMVNVRKRG from the coding sequence ATGGAAGTCACCAGAAGAGGTTTCTTGAAGCTCTCCAGCGCCGTGGCGGCCGCGGGCGGACTTGGGATCAGTCTCAAGCCCGTATCGGCCTATGCCCAGCCGCTGAAGATCCAGTATGCCAAAGAAACCACCACCATCTGCCCATACTGCTCGGTGGGCTGCAGCATCATTGTTTCCGTTCGCAGAGGCGTGGTGGTCAACACGGAGGGCGATCCCGACAGCCCCATCAACCGCGGGTCCCTGTGCAGCAAGGGCGGATCCATCTACCAGATGTCCGTCAACGAGAACCGCCTCGGCAAGCCTCTTTACCGGGCTCCTTTCGCAACGGAATGGAAAGAGGTGGACTGGGAGTGGGCCCTTGAGAAGATCGCCCACAACGTCAAGGAGAGCCGGGACAAGAGCTTTAAAATCAAGAACGACAAGGGCGAGACGGTGAACCGCACGGAGGGGATCGCTTCCGTCGGCAGCGCCGCCATGGACCTTGAAGAGTGCTTCACATACCAAAAATTCCTGAGGGGGTTGGGTCTGGTGTACATTGAACACCAGGCCCGGATCTGACACAGCCCAACTGTACCGGCTCTGGCAGAGTCGTTCGGGCGTGGCGCAATGACGAATCACTGGATCGATTTCAAAAACAGTGATGTCCTCCTCATCATGGGCAGCAACCCTGCCTCCAACCATCCCGTCTCCTTCAAGTGGATCCAGGCGGCGGTTGACAAGGGCGCGAAGGTGATCTGCGTGGACCCGCGGTTTACGCAGTCGGCGGCGAAGTCCCACCTTTACGCTCCCCTCCGCTCCGGGACGGACATCGCCTTCCTGGGCGGGATGATCAAGTACATCCTCGACAACAGCCTCTACTTCGAGGAGTACGTCAAGCATTACACCAACGCCTCCTTCCTGGTGAACCCGGCCTTCAAACTCCCGGGCGACAACAAGGGTGTGTTCTCGGGTCTGGAGGGCGCGAAGTACAACAAGGACACCTGGTCCTACCAGACGGAAGCCGGCGGGCGGATCAAGAAGGACATGAGCCTCAAGGATCCGAACTGCGTCTTCCAGCTCCTGAAGAAGCAGTACTCCCGCTACACGCCGGAGATCGTCTCGAAGATCACGGGAACGCCGCAGGATAAGCTTCTGGAAGTCTACAAGCTTTATGCCTCGACGGGCAAGCCGGACAAGGCGGGTGTCGAACTCTACGCCATGGGTTGGACCCAGCATACCGTCGGTGTCCAGAACATCCGCTCAATGTGCATCATCCAGCTTCTCCTTGGCAACATGGGGATCGCCGGCGGCGGCGTAGCGGCCATGCGCGGCGAGTCGAACGTCCAGGGCTCCACGGACCACGGCCTGCTCTTCCACATCTGGCCGGGCTACCTGGGAACCCCGACGGCCTCCCTGCCGACCCTGAAGGCCTTCAACGAGAAGCGGACCCCCACCACGAAAGAGCCCGACAGCCTCAACTGGTGGAAGAACTTCCCGAAGTACTCCGCAAGCTTCCTGCGGTCCACATTCGGCAAGAACGTATCCCTCGAAGAGGCCTATGAGCTGATGCCCAAGCTGGACGACGGGGCCAACTACTCCTGGCTCATGATCTTCGACCAGATGTACAAAGGCAAGTTCACCGGTTTCTTCGCCTGGGGCATGAACCCCGCCTGCAGCGGGGCCCACTCCAACAAAGTCCGGCAGGCCTTGGGCAAGCTGGACTGGATGGTGAACGTCAACCTCTTCGACAACGAGACGGGCTCCTTCTGGCGCGGCCCCGGCATGGATCCGACGAAGATCAAGACGGAGGTCTTCATGCTGCCCTGCGCCTCCTCGATCGAGAAGGAAGGAAGCCTTGCCAACAGCGGCCGGCTCCAGCAGTGGCGCTATAAGGCCGTCAATCCTCCCGGCGTGGCCCTGCCCGACGGGGACATTATGAGCGAGATCTACTTCAAAGTGAAGGATCTCTACGAGAAGAACGGCGGACCTCTGAAGGAAGCGATCACGAAGCTCTCCTGGCCCTACGGCAAGTTCGTAGGCTCCCACTACCATTATGATCCTCACGCGGTGGCCAAGGAGATCAACGGCTTCTTCCTGGAGGACAAGAAGGTCGAGAATCCGACGAAAAAAGGCGAATTCAAGGAATTCAAGAAGGGCGACCCCGTTCCGACCTTCGCCTGGCTCCAGGACGACGGCTCCACCTCCTCGGGCTGCTGGATCTACTGCGGCTCCTACCCGGGGACGAACATGGCGGCCCGGCGCGGCCAGAAAGACCCCACCGGAATCGGCCTTTACCCCGAGTGGGCCTGGTCCTGGCCGGTCAACCGCCGGATCATCTACAACGGCGCCTCCGTGGATCCCAGCGGCATGCCCTGGAATCCCAAGAAGCCGGTCATTACGTGGAACGGCGAGAAGTGGGTGGGCGACGTGCCGGACGGCGCCGGCAACCCCGGTTCCGGGCGGCCCCCCTTCATCATGAAGCCCGACGGCGTGGCCAGCCTCTACGGCCCCGGCTTGGCCGACGGCCCCTTCCCGGAGCACTACGAGCCCCTCGAGTGCCCCGTGGAGAAGAACCTGATGTCACCCCAGAAGAACAACCCCGTCATCAAGCGGTTCGACAAGACCGGCGTCGGATCCGACATGGATCTTTACTCGAACGTCGCCAGTTGCGATCCGAAATATCCATTCATCTGCTCGACCTACCGGATCAGCGAGCACTGGCAGACGGGCGTCCTGACCCGCTGGTGTCCATGGCTGGCGGAAATGCAGCCCGGCATGTGGTGCGAGATCGGACAGGAACTGGCGAAGGAGAAGGGGATCGCGAACGGCGAGAAGGTCATCGTCGAGTCCGCCCGCGGCAAGGTGGAGTGCACGGCCATCGTGACGCCCCGCTTCAAGCCGTTCAATATTGACGGCAACACGATCCACGAGGTGGGCATTCCCTGGCATTTCGGCTGGATTACGACGAAAGACCGAAAATATTCCAAGGACGACAAGAAGCCCGAGGTATTCACTGAAGGGGATGCGGCCAACCTCCTGACGCCAACAATCGGAGACGCCAACACCATGATCCCCGAGAGCAAGGCCTTCATGGTCAACGTCAGGAAAAGGGGGTGA
- a CDS encoding formate dehydrogenase accessory protein FdhE, with amino-acid sequence MNDRDKVIEKLEMNLRDAAEKNPHSRTVLEAFGPLMIERHRLLDTLQWKGIDPAGIDRGRLKAGVPVIRQIPLFFPEDPWKEVILPTIAAARQGFPQLRAGLDAWEACVTSGAVPFHDYFHSYPSPDETLPSSWDCVRDVPAGVTKLILTSAARTILELRSTDAAPVLRDAEWDKGYCPFCGSFAGIARIHDKITQRWLHCLHCGREWRFNRIRCPYCEHESPKEMNYFFLEGKTVESAFTCEECKRYLVTLYRISDLNDPDLDVASLSLIHLDLIMQRKGYLPLDPSSWFRLE; translated from the coding sequence ATGAACGATCGGGATAAAGTGATCGAGAAACTGGAGATGAACCTCCGCGACGCCGCGGAGAAAAACCCCCATAGCCGGACGGTCCTGGAGGCCTTCGGCCCGCTGATGATCGAAAGGCATCGCCTCCTCGACACCCTCCAATGGAAAGGGATCGACCCTGCCGGCATCGACCGGGGCAGGCTGAAGGCCGGCGTCCCCGTAATCCGTCAGATTCCTCTGTTTTTCCCGGAAGATCCCTGGAAGGAAGTCATCCTCCCCACCATCGCCGCCGCCCGGCAGGGATTCCCGCAGCTTCGGGCAGGCCTGGATGCCTGGGAGGCCTGCGTCACCTCCGGGGCCGTGCCCTTCCACGACTATTTCCATTCCTATCCGTCGCCGGACGAAACGCTTCCCTCTTCGTGGGACTGCGTCCGGGACGTTCCCGCCGGCGTGACCAAACTGATCCTGACATCCGCCGCGCGAACCATCCTGGAATTGCGTTCGACGGATGCCGCCCCGGTCCTCCGGGACGCCGAATGGGACAAGGGATACTGCCCCTTCTGCGGATCCTTCGCCGGCATCGCAAGAATCCACGACAAGATCACCCAGCGCTGGCTCCACTGCCTTCATTGCGGCCGGGAGTGGCGCTTCAACCGGATCCGCTGTCCCTATTGCGAACACGAATCCCCCAAGGAAATGAACTATTTCTTCCTGGAGGGGAAAACCGTCGAGTCCGCCTTCACCTGTGAGGAATGCAAGCGATACCTGGTGACACTTTACCGCATCAGCGACCTGAATGACCCCGACCTGGACGTGGCGTCCCTGAGCCTGATCCACCTGGACCTGATCATGCAGCGGAAGGGCTACCTCCCCCTCGATCCCTCCAGCTGGTTCCGGCTCGAATAG